The Agreia sp. COWG nucleotide sequence CGAGAAGGGCGCCTGGCGGGTGCTCGAAGACAACGTGCGCGTGCCCAGCGGTGTGAGCTACGTCATCTCGAACCGCCGCGTCATGGCCCAGACCCTGCCAGAGCTCTTCGTCTCGATGCGGGTGCGCCCCGTCGGCGACTACCCGAACAAGCTGCTGCAGGCCCTGCGCGCATCCGCCCCGGCCGGCATCGACGACCCCAACGTCGTCGTGCTCACCCCCGGCGTGTACAACTCGGCCTACTTCGAGCACACCCTGCTCGCCCGCCTCATGGGCGTCGAGCTCGTCGAGGGGCGCGACCTCTTCTGCTCGGGCGGCAGGGTCTGGATGCGCACCACTGCCGGTCCGATGAGGGTCGACGTGATCTATCGCCGGGTCGACGACGAGTACCTCGACCCGCTGCAGTTCCGGGCCGACAGCCAGCTCGGTTCGCCGGGCATCATGATGGCCGCGCGGCTCGGCAACGTGACCATCGCCAACGCGGTCGGCAACGGAGTCGCGGACGACAAGCTCGTCTATACCTACCTGCCCGACCTGATCGAGTACTACCTCGGCGAGAAGGCGATCATCCCGAACGTCGATACGTGGAGGCTGGAAGATCCGGCATCGCTCGAAGAGGTGCTCGACCGCCTCGACGAGCTCGTCGTGAAGCCGGTCGACGGATCCGGCGGCAAGGGCCTCGTGGTCGGGCCCGCGGCATCCAAGACCGAGCTCGAGACGCTGCGCAAGCGGCTGCTCGAAGACCCGCGCGGATGGATCGCGCAGCCCGTCGTGCAGCTCTCGACCATTCCGACGCTCGTCGAAGACGGGATGCGCCCGCGGCACGCCGATCTGCGCCCGTTCGCGGTGAACGACGGCAGCGACGTGTGGGTGCTGCCCGGCGGTCTCACCCGCGTCGCGCTTCCCGAGGGTGAGCTCGTGGTGAACTCCAGCCAGGGCGGCGGCTCGAAGGACACGTGGGTCATCGGACTCGAGCCCGACTTCCTGCACGAGTCCTCGGCGCGCAACATCCAGGGTCTCGTGGCCGACCAGGCGGCGAACACGCAGTCGATCCCGATCGTGGGTAAGCACGCGGTAGATCACTCACCGCAGGACAAGCCGCAGAACCAGGACCAGCAGCAACAGCAGCAGCAGGTTGCGCAGAACGCCGAGGGGGCAGACGAATGCTGAGCCGCATCGCCGAGAGCCTGTTCTGGATCGGCCGCTACATCGAGCGCAGTGACGGAACCGCGCGCATCCTCGACGTGCACCTACAACTGCTGCTCGAGGACCCGTGGATCGAGGAGGACGTCGCCTGCCGATCGCTGCTGGCGCTCATGGGCAGCGAGGTTCCCGACATCGAGCGCGAGCTCACGCGACAAGACGTGCTGGCGACCCTCGCGGTCGACCGCACCCATCCGGCATCCATCGCCTATTCGCTCGGGGCGGCCCGCGAGAATGCCCGCCGCGCCCGCGAGATCGTCTCGACCGAGCTGTGGGAGTGCCTCAACACGACCCGCGCCAAGATGCCCCGGCGCATCGCGGCAGAGAAGACGCACGAGTTCTTCGGCTGGGTGCGTGAGCGGGCCGCGCTCGCGGTGGGCATCGTCGAATCGGGTACGAGCCGCGACGAGGCCTGGCACTTCTTCAACCTGGGACGCTCGCTCGAGCAGGCCGACATGACGGCCAGGCTGCTGGCGACGAGGAGCCTCACCGAGGCATCCGGCCCGAGTTGGACGACCATTCTGCGGTCGTGCGGCGCCTACGAGACGTATCTGCGCACCTATCGGGGCGTGCCGTCGGCACGCAATGCGGCCGAGTTCCTGCTGCTCGACCGACTGTTTCCACGCTCGATCATCTTCTCCGTCTCTCGGGCAGAGGAGTCGCTGCGCAGCATCGAGCCGCGCAACGGCCGAGTCGGAGTGACCGACAACGCGCAACGGCTGCTCGGACAGATTCGAAGCCAGCTCGAATACCGGCCGATCATGGACATTCTGCACGAGCTGCCGAAGCACATGGACAGCGTGCAAGACGCCACGTCGACCGCGTCGGAGGCGATCCGCATGCGCTACTTCCCCACCAACGCCGCCCCTTCCTGGACGGGAGAGAACACATGAACCGGCTACGCATCCGGCACGTCACCGGATACCGC carries:
- a CDS encoding circularly permuted type 2 ATP-grasp protein, which produces MVDLFAGYGATLSPRKNRGSASAWDEMFPEPSSLSPVEARAAYKDVYAALAKMTQEELRGRTDALASSYLAQGVTFDFAGEERPFPLDAVPRVIEQKEWVNVEAGIKQRVLALEAFLADIYGPQNAVRDGVIPAGLISSSSHFHRQAAGIVSANNVRIQVSGIDLIRDEKGAWRVLEDNVRVPSGVSYVISNRRVMAQTLPELFVSMRVRPVGDYPNKLLQALRASAPAGIDDPNVVVLTPGVYNSAYFEHTLLARLMGVELVEGRDLFCSGGRVWMRTTAGPMRVDVIYRRVDDEYLDPLQFRADSQLGSPGIMMAARLGNVTIANAVGNGVADDKLVYTYLPDLIEYYLGEKAIIPNVDTWRLEDPASLEEVLDRLDELVVKPVDGSGGKGLVVGPAASKTELETLRKRLLEDPRGWIAQPVVQLSTIPTLVEDGMRPRHADLRPFAVNDGSDVWVLPGGLTRVALPEGELVVNSSQGGGSKDTWVIGLEPDFLHESSARNIQGLVADQAANTQSIPIVGKHAVDHSPQDKPQNQDQQQQQQQVAQNAEGADEC
- a CDS encoding alpha-E domain-containing protein; protein product: MLSRIAESLFWIGRYIERSDGTARILDVHLQLLLEDPWIEEDVACRSLLALMGSEVPDIERELTRQDVLATLAVDRTHPASIAYSLGAARENARRAREIVSTELWECLNTTRAKMPRRIAAEKTHEFFGWVRERAALAVGIVESGTSRDEAWHFFNLGRSLEQADMTARLLATRSLTEASGPSWTTILRSCGAYETYLRTYRGVPSARNAAEFLLLDRLFPRSIIFSVSRAEESLRSIEPRNGRVGVTDNAQRLLGQIRSQLEYRPIMDILHELPKHMDSVQDATSTASEAIRMRYFPTNAAPSWTGENT